One part of the bacterium genome encodes these proteins:
- a CDS encoding DUF2231 domain-containing protein yields MELHPTIVHFPIALVMVVMLLDIGRWIFDRENLLRAGFWAGSTPLLILALCGALAAVASGLAAEPENTGGVVHDLLAAHEIMAFVSTGLLATLTFWRVGLRGAFPRKAGFLYLFLVLAAAVVVGYGAYFGGQMVYSHGVGVDAVN; encoded by the coding sequence ATGGAACTGCATCCGACCATTGTCCACTTCCCCATCGCGCTTGTAATGGTAGTGATGCTCCTGGACATCGGACGTTGGATATTCGACCGCGAGAATCTGTTGCGCGCCGGGTTCTGGGCCGGCAGCACGCCGCTTCTGATCCTCGCGCTCTGCGGCGCGCTGGCGGCGGTGGCCAGCGGACTGGCGGCCGAACCGGAAAACACCGGCGGGGTGGTTCATGATCTGCTCGCGGCGCATGAGATCATGGCCTTTGTCAGCACCGGGCTCCTGGCGACCTTGACCTTCTGGCGGGTGGGCCTGCGGGGAGCATTTCCGCGCAAGGCGGGGTTCCTCTATTTGTTTCTGGTACTGGCGGCGGCGGTGGTGGTCGGTTATGGCGCCTATTTCGGGGGCCAGATGGTGTATTCGCACGGTGTGGGTGTCGACGCGGTGAATTAG
- a CDS encoding histidine kinase dimerization/phospho-acceptor domain-containing protein: MSDMPDTVEHRYRILGQLALAAARGEDPQALLRQALADAVTTVGLAAGAARIFGPEGADLAHAQVGDPAAVRQIEQLEQTLLGQLRKTWSVKSLFMTLDLEAPAGIFSYPLRANDTVIGVITGIAYGERSLAVEEEFVSYLASMMVLIGRGGPAWSQPEAALDAQRLDNVRTEAVIETGAALNHEINNPLMAVLGNVQLLMRKSPSLDPDTLARLTKVQEAAERIRDVTHALVRIKKAKSAPYPGGGRMIDIDGSPKSE, from the coding sequence ATGAGCGACATGCCAGACACCGTTGAACACCGCTACCGCATCCTGGGCCAGTTGGCGCTGGCTGCCGCGCGTGGCGAAGATCCGCAGGCGCTTTTGCGGCAGGCCCTCGCCGACGCGGTGACCACGGTCGGACTGGCCGCCGGCGCGGCGCGCATCTTCGGGCCGGAGGGCGCCGACCTTGCCCACGCCCAGGTCGGCGATCCCGCGGCGGTGCGTCAGATCGAGCAACTTGAGCAGACGCTGCTGGGCCAACTGCGCAAAACCTGGTCGGTTAAGTCGCTGTTCATGACGCTGGATCTGGAGGCCCCCGCCGGCATTTTCTCGTATCCCTTGCGCGCCAATGACACCGTAATCGGCGTCATCACCGGGATCGCCTACGGTGAGCGCAGTCTGGCGGTCGAGGAGGAGTTTGTCAGCTATCTCGCTTCGATGATGGTGCTGATCGGACGCGGCGGTCCGGCCTGGTCGCAACCCGAGGCGGCCCTCGATGCGCAGCGACTCGACAACGTCCGCACCGAGGCGGTCATCGAAACCGGCGCCGCCCTCAACCACGAGATCAACAATCCGCTCATGGCCGTGCTCGGCAACGTGCAGCTGCTCATGCGCAAGTCCCCGTCGTTGGACCCCGACACCCTCGCCCGTCTGACCAAGGTGCAGGAAGCGGCCGAACGCATCCGCGATGTCACCCACGCTCTCGTACGCATCAAGAAAGCGAAAAGCGCCCCCTACCCCGGCGGCGGTCGCATGATCGACATCGACGGCTCGCCGAAAAGCGAGTGA
- a CDS encoding TonB-dependent receptor yields MPGFSRFVCRVATLALLLSPASGWTQSDIVISGVVVDAATLAPVDQATIHVEGTALTAHSQADGGFTLRAVPYGAWTLIVERAGYHARRIEQVRIDEGLARNLHIELQPDPVHIQGLRSTAPAVASASIRRIELHGGRYAGKTLADVLATVPGIRVYGSADAPGGTRISLGGEPASRVAVLLDGLPLSGGADGAVDLEAIPKAAITAIEVRPGSQSLIGGDAAMGGAINLITAPPPSPRQLTVSSQAGPWGAFEQETNATMRSGSLHLSAGGEYGRRDDRYRYIDAATGASATRRNAGRNEGRMFARLTQSTRPTLELLGYGSRIERGAPGTIERPLTSAAATNKNARVQTSQAWAVGSQAALAVAGWYEFTSEYYNATAERVPFHTYIREHYLGARVGGEFDWLRGTLTLEGESRRRDLRGDDHQRPALAFGAQSRAEYALRARWRRTLGAWSVSGGVAVDADADNRPGWSPRADVSWRLLDGLHLGAGWGHSFRRPLLLSAFWKSDYYTQGNPDLRPERAVEWDLSARGRFRCLHADVRYFERDVTDIIVWDLRGAPPRYQPVNLAGARVIGREDHLAATAWDGRVTLDYTHIFTAGTDASGEFNYQGRTLVFMPRHTHDLIGDAQLGRWGVHAAAHWVGPRYTLRANTKSQPAYRRVDAAIRCAIRRGRPDLTIALRGENLTNEPIELLQGYPSPARALTLSLTVGLE; encoded by the coding sequence ATGCCCGGGTTCTCCCGTTTTGTCTGCCGTGTTGCCACTCTGGCGCTCTTGCTCTCGCCGGCGTCGGGGTGGACACAATCCGACATCGTGATTTCCGGCGTCGTGGTCGACGCGGCCACGCTGGCCCCGGTTGATCAGGCGACGATCCATGTCGAAGGCACGGCGCTGACGGCCCATTCGCAGGCCGACGGCGGCTTTACCCTGCGCGCGGTGCCCTATGGCGCTTGGACATTGATCGTTGAACGCGCCGGATACCATGCGCGGCGCATCGAACAGGTCCGGATCGACGAGGGACTGGCGCGCAACTTGCACATCGAACTGCAGCCCGATCCGGTGCACATCCAGGGACTAAGATCCACCGCTCCTGCCGTCGCGTCCGCGTCAATCCGTCGTATCGAACTGCATGGAGGGCGGTATGCGGGCAAGACCCTCGCCGATGTGCTGGCTACGGTGCCCGGCATTCGTGTCTACGGCAGTGCCGATGCGCCCGGCGGCACGCGCATCTCGCTGGGCGGCGAGCCGGCCAGCCGTGTGGCGGTCCTGCTCGATGGCCTGCCCCTGTCGGGCGGCGCCGATGGCGCGGTCGACTTGGAGGCGATTCCGAAAGCGGCCATCACCGCGATCGAGGTCCGTCCCGGCAGCCAGAGTCTGATCGGCGGCGATGCGGCCATGGGCGGCGCGATCAATTTGATCACCGCGCCGCCGCCATCGCCGCGGCAATTGACCGTTTCTTCGCAGGCCGGGCCGTGGGGCGCCTTCGAGCAGGAGACAAACGCCACCATGCGATCCGGCTCGCTGCATCTGTCCGCCGGCGGCGAATATGGCCGTCGCGATGACCGCTACCGCTACATCGACGCCGCCACCGGCGCCTCGGCCACGCGACGCAACGCCGGCCGGAACGAGGGGCGGATGTTTGCGCGACTCACACAGTCCACGCGGCCAACGTTGGAGCTGCTCGGTTATGGCTCGCGCATCGAGCGCGGCGCGCCGGGAACCATCGAACGCCCGCTCACCTCGGCGGCTGCGACCAATAAGAATGCCCGTGTCCAGACCAGCCAAGCATGGGCGGTCGGCTCCCAGGCTGCGCTGGCAGTCGCCGGTTGGTATGAGTTCACCAGCGAATACTACAACGCCACGGCGGAACGTGTGCCATTCCATACATATATACGGGAGCATTACCTCGGGGCCCGTGTCGGCGGCGAGTTCGACTGGTTGCGCGGGACCCTGACGCTGGAAGGGGAGAGCCGGAGGCGCGATCTTCGCGGCGATGATCACCAACGTCCGGCGCTCGCCTTCGGCGCACAATCGCGCGCGGAGTATGCGTTGCGCGCCCGCTGGCGACGCACATTGGGCGCGTGGTCTGTCTCCGGCGGCGTGGCGGTCGATGCCGATGCCGACAACCGTCCTGGCTGGTCGCCGCGCGCCGACGTCAGTTGGCGTCTGCTCGACGGGCTGCACTTAGGCGCGGGCTGGGGGCATTCGTTCCGCCGTCCGCTGCTCTTGTCGGCGTTCTGGAAAAGCGATTACTACACGCAGGGCAACCCGGATCTGCGTCCCGAACGCGCGGTCGAGTGGGACCTGTCGGCGCGGGGACGTTTCCGGTGCCTGCATGCCGACGTACGCTATTTCGAACGCGATGTCACCGATATCATCGTCTGGGACCTGCGCGGCGCGCCGCCGCGTTATCAACCGGTCAACCTTGCCGGCGCGCGCGTCATCGGCCGTGAGGACCATCTCGCGGCCACGGCCTGGGACGGCCGAGTCACGCTGGACTACACCCACATCTTCACCGCCGGCACCGACGCCTCCGGTGAATTCAATTACCAGGGCCGGACACTGGTCTTCATGCCGCGTCACACTCATGACCTGATCGGCGATGCGCAACTGGGGCGTTGGGGTGTCCACGCCGCCGCGCATTGGGTCGGGCCGCGTTACACGCTGCGCGCCAACACCAAGTCGCAGCCGGCCTATCGACGAGTCGATGCCGCCATCCGTTGCGCCATCCGTCGCGGGCGGCCGGATCTGACGATCGCCCTGCGTGGCGAAAACTTGACCAATGAACCCATCGAACTGTTGCAGGGATACCCATCGCCGGCCCGCGCGCTGACGCTGTCCCTGACAGTGGGGTTGGAGTAA
- a CDS encoding HAD-IIB family hydrolase, protein MAPPKKKSRPLKPGLVVFTDLDGTLLDFHSYSYEAAQAGLRELKRLNVPLVLVSSKTRYEIVHLRKLLGLDTPFICENGSAIFWPKAGVPEKPRGAKEKDGFWVREFGVPYTEVRKQLVTYREATKVHCEGFGDWNLETISAMSGVPHGMVALAKKREYSEPFIFRPTPSEAALQNHLKNLSKNGFAIIEGGRFYHLIGEDADKGKAVAELIKWYNAVEPVKPRTLAFGDAPSDWPMMNVCDIAVAVKRPDGKYHPFLREHKGIRLAGAPGPEGFNRMVLRLLKQLI, encoded by the coding sequence ATGGCGCCGCCGAAGAAGAAATCCCGTCCGCTCAAGCCGGGGCTGGTCGTGTTCACCGACCTCGACGGCACGCTTCTGGACTTCCACAGCTACTCGTACGAGGCCGCCCAGGCGGGTCTGCGCGAACTCAAGCGGCTCAATGTGCCGCTGGTGCTGGTCTCGTCGAAGACACGCTACGAGATCGTGCACCTGCGCAAACTGCTGGGGCTGGACACCCCGTTTATCTGCGAGAACGGCTCGGCCATTTTCTGGCCCAAGGCGGGTGTGCCCGAAAAGCCGCGCGGCGCCAAGGAGAAGGACGGTTTCTGGGTGCGCGAGTTCGGCGTCCCCTACACCGAGGTCCGCAAGCAATTGGTCACCTACCGCGAAGCGACCAAGGTCCACTGCGAGGGATTCGGCGACTGGAACCTCGAGACCATCTCCGCGATGTCGGGCGTGCCGCACGGGATGGTGGCGCTGGCCAAAAAGCGCGAGTATTCCGAGCCGTTCATCTTCCGCCCGACGCCGTCGGAGGCGGCCCTGCAGAATCATCTGAAGAACCTGAGCAAGAACGGATTTGCGATCATCGAAGGCGGGCGGTTCTACCATCTGATCGGCGAGGACGCCGACAAGGGCAAAGCGGTCGCCGAGTTGATCAAGTGGTACAACGCGGTCGAGCCGGTCAAGCCGCGCACGCTGGCCTTCGGCGACGCGCCCAGCGACTGGCCGATGATGAACGTCTGCGACATCGCCGTGGCGGTCAAACGTCCCGATGGCAAGTACCACCCCTTCCTGCGCGAGCACAAAGGCATCCGCCTCGCCGGCGCCCCCGGCCCCGAGGGCTTCAACCGGATGGTCCTGCGGCTTTTGAAGCAATTAATCTAA